In one window of Reinekea forsetii DNA:
- a CDS encoding protein adenylyltransferase SelO, which produces MTDRHPEKTASTISTLSDLAKLANYSLMDTLNADPDARDDGADHAPRQVFTGHYVPVSPTAIKDPEYVAHSKGFFSELGFADSMAKTTDFIRLFSGDIAQVPEPMRKVGWATGYALSIYGTEYTQQCPFQTGNGYGDGRAISVLEAVIKGQRWEMQLKGGGRTPYCRGADGRAVLRSSIREFLAQEHMHALGVPTSRSLSLVASKTEQVQRPWYSENSRSENPDQLILEAVAISTRVAPSFIRVGQLELFARRSRNYAHRNAMAELEQLVLHLIDREYAEVIDSQLTTPEKVVSLAREFRSRLMALVANWIRVGFCQGNFNSDNCAAGGFTLDYGPFGFCDMFNPNYQPWTGGGHHFSFMNQPNAAQQNFGMFCLALKPLLASHQNSLLALDEIQREFPRLMQTQMDNIWAAKLGLSTLSTPDQKALCKVLLSDLETLMIQTPVDYTIFYRELSSLPNDIRSLKKSFYPNSALDADAEALDQRWTEWLENWKTLLNYGINANDSSHRSSDEISRQMKLVNPKYILREWFVVPAYQQAAAGNYALIRELQDVMTQPYAEQSQDVEDKYYRLKPTEFFAVGGLSHLSCSS; this is translated from the coding sequence ATGACAGACCGACACCCCGAGAAAACCGCCTCAACAATCTCAACACTCAGCGATCTTGCGAAGTTGGCAAACTATTCCCTCATGGACACGCTCAACGCTGATCCTGATGCGCGGGATGATGGTGCCGACCACGCGCCGCGACAAGTCTTCACGGGTCATTACGTCCCTGTCAGCCCTACGGCCATCAAAGATCCAGAGTATGTAGCCCACAGCAAAGGCTTTTTTTCCGAGCTCGGCTTCGCTGACAGCATGGCAAAGACCACTGACTTCATTCGCCTGTTCTCCGGCGATATCGCTCAGGTTCCAGAGCCAATGCGCAAGGTCGGCTGGGCCACTGGATATGCACTGTCGATCTACGGCACTGAATACACCCAGCAGTGCCCGTTCCAAACCGGTAACGGATATGGAGATGGTCGTGCCATTTCGGTACTCGAGGCCGTCATCAAGGGGCAACGCTGGGAAATGCAGCTCAAAGGTGGCGGTCGTACGCCCTACTGCCGCGGCGCGGACGGTCGTGCTGTGTTGCGCTCTAGTATCCGCGAGTTCTTGGCTCAGGAGCATATGCACGCATTGGGTGTGCCCACATCTCGGTCACTGAGCTTGGTCGCGTCAAAAACGGAGCAGGTACAGCGACCCTGGTACTCAGAGAATTCGCGCTCGGAGAATCCTGACCAGCTTATACTCGAAGCCGTCGCCATCTCGACGCGTGTCGCACCGTCATTCATTCGCGTCGGTCAACTCGAACTGTTCGCGCGCCGAAGCCGTAATTACGCACATCGGAACGCGATGGCAGAACTCGAACAACTGGTGTTGCACCTGATTGACCGTGAGTATGCCGAGGTGATCGATAGCCAGCTCACCACTCCAGAAAAAGTGGTGTCGCTGGCGCGTGAGTTTCGTAGTCGGCTCATGGCGCTGGTGGCGAACTGGATTCGTGTCGGCTTCTGCCAGGGCAACTTCAACAGCGATAACTGCGCTGCCGGTGGCTTTACCCTTGATTATGGCCCGTTCGGTTTTTGCGATATGTTTAACCCCAATTATCAGCCCTGGACCGGTGGCGGTCATCACTTCTCGTTCATGAACCAACCCAACGCAGCGCAGCAGAATTTTGGTATGTTTTGTTTGGCGTTAAAGCCGTTACTGGCGTCGCATCAGAACAGTTTGCTAGCACTCGACGAGATTCAACGTGAATTTCCGCGACTCATGCAAACGCAAATGGACAATATCTGGGCCGCCAAGTTGGGTCTGAGCACCTTGAGCACACCCGATCAAAAGGCTCTTTGCAAGGTTCTGCTCAGTGACCTTGAAACCCTGATGATACAAACGCCGGTCGATTACACTATTTTCTACCGCGAGCTCTCGTCCCTACCCAACGACATTCGCTCTCTCAAGAAAAGCTTCTACCCTAACTCGGCGCTTGATGCAGACGCCGAAGCGCTCGATCAACGCTGGACCGAGTGGCTCGAAAATTGGAAAACGCTGCTCAATTACGGCATTAACGCGAATGATAGTTCGCACCGATCCAGTGATGAGATTTCTAGGCAGATGAAGCTCGTTAACCCAAAATACATTCTGCGAGAGTGGTTCGTCGTGCCGGCTTATCAACAAGCAGCAGCGGGTAATTATGCTCTAATTCGAGAACTGCAGGATGTGATGACACAGCCCTATGCGGAGCAGTCACAGGATGTGGAAGATAAATACTATAGGTTGAAACCGACCGAGTTTTTCGCGGTGGGGGGCTTGTCTCATCTTAGTTGCTCGTCGTGA
- the nfsA gene encoding oxygen-insensitive NADPH nitroreductase, with the protein MNQVIKLLKNHRSIREFAPEPVSDDMVSAIIEAAGCAATSNFVQAYSVIRVRNTTTRKQIAELAGSQRWVESSPVFLVFCADLKRAEMACSYENSEMVSGTMEQFIVATVDVSLFAQNAMIAAESLGLGGVFIGGIRNDPEQVCDLLKIPNHVYPVFGMCFGYPLGEQEQKPRLPVDMVLKEEAYQADEAGLVKYNAICSDYYRNRSRGSREETWTSNISAMMAKPLRTHMKAFLEKKGFKCQ; encoded by the coding sequence ATGAATCAGGTTATCAAACTGTTGAAAAATCATCGTTCAATTCGGGAGTTCGCTCCAGAACCTGTTAGCGATGACATGGTGTCGGCAATTATTGAAGCGGCTGGTTGTGCGGCGACATCAAATTTTGTTCAGGCATACTCGGTTATTCGGGTGAGGAACACGACAACACGCAAGCAGATTGCTGAACTGGCCGGTTCCCAACGTTGGGTAGAGAGCAGTCCGGTATTTCTTGTCTTTTGTGCAGACCTGAAAAGAGCTGAGATGGCTTGCTCTTATGAAAACAGTGAGATGGTCTCAGGTACCATGGAACAATTTATTGTCGCCACAGTGGATGTCAGCCTGTTCGCGCAGAATGCGATGATTGCTGCGGAATCACTGGGGTTGGGTGGCGTATTCATTGGTGGTATCCGAAATGACCCGGAACAAGTTTGTGACTTGCTAAAAATACCTAACCACGTTTATCCGGTATTCGGTATGTGTTTTGGATATCCGCTAGGAGAGCAGGAGCAGAAGCCGAGACTGCCGGTAGATATGGTTCTGAAAGAGGAGGCGTATCAGGCAGATGAAGCGGGCCTGGTAAAGTACAACGCAATCTGTAGCGACTACTATCGCAATCGCTCTCGTGGTTCCAGAGAGGAGACCTGGACTTCTAATATCTCAGCGATGATGGCTAAGCCCCTCCGTACTCATATGAAAGCGTTTTTAGAGAAAAAAGGATTCAAGTGTCAGTGA
- a CDS encoding LysR family transcriptional regulator — MHIRMDWKSITFDWNRARAFLVTAEEGSLAAAARSMGMTQPTLGRQVAALESEIGFDLFTRRGRGLELTPNGIKLLEHVRLMGDAANQFSLSASGKSDVIEGDVSITASELLATFMLPRMIKTLREVEPGIDIEIHSTNEVRDLNRREADIAIRSVRPTQPELIAKKLCSVRGHLYAAKSYSRQLGHPPTIDELNKASFIDTENPGRLMELLNSRGLNLNKQNFPVISNSHVVQWELVKQGVVICATVEEIGDNEPLVERVIISDLPLITMDLWLVTHNELRTSRRIRRVFDFLVSEFSHN; from the coding sequence ATGCATATTCGTATGGATTGGAAATCAATAACATTCGACTGGAACCGTGCGCGGGCTTTTTTGGTAACGGCGGAAGAGGGTTCACTGGCAGCAGCAGCTCGTTCAATGGGAATGACGCAACCTACCTTGGGGCGACAGGTGGCGGCGCTGGAGAGTGAAATTGGATTTGATCTATTTACCCGACGAGGTCGAGGCCTTGAGTTAACGCCTAATGGCATCAAATTGTTGGAACACGTAAGACTGATGGGTGATGCCGCTAACCAATTTTCTTTATCGGCTTCGGGTAAATCAGATGTAATCGAGGGCGATGTTAGCATCACTGCTTCCGAACTCCTTGCCACGTTTATGCTGCCACGCATGATCAAGACTTTGCGGGAAGTGGAGCCTGGCATTGACATCGAAATTCATTCAACAAACGAAGTACGCGACCTCAATCGAAGAGAGGCTGATATTGCTATCCGGAGTGTTCGTCCAACACAGCCAGAGTTGATTGCCAAAAAACTGTGCAGTGTTCGAGGTCATCTCTATGCAGCCAAAAGCTATTCGCGGCAACTGGGTCATCCTCCGACGATAGACGAGTTGAACAAGGCGAGTTTCATCGATACTGAGAATCCTGGTCGCCTCATGGAGTTACTTAATTCTCGTGGCTTAAATCTAAACAAGCAAAACTTTCCCGTTATTTCAAATAGTCATGTTGTCCAATGGGAATTGGTCAAGCAAGGCGTGGTAATTTGCGCCACAGTAGAAGAAATTGGCGATAACGAGCCGCTGGTTGAACGTGTGATTATCTCCGACCTTCCCCTGATTACCATGGATCTATGGCTAGTGACCCACAATGAATTGCGAACTAGCCGTCGAATCAGACGAGTCTTTGATTTTTTGGTATCGGAGTTTTCTCATAATTAA